Proteins co-encoded in one Pseudanabaena yagii GIHE-NHR1 genomic window:
- a CDS encoding ParA family protein translates to MAIKLSVFNMKGGVGKSTTAYNLAVGLVKFHQKRVLIIDIDSQGNAGAALGIEIWQLQKQLKDVLQRHAKLSEIIVKTNSGVDVAPSNILLAEEEIPISGLPGRELLLRKAIASVEAQYDFILIDCPPNIGVFTINALMAAEGVIIPVDMSYLGLLGIKGIERALSLIRDSLEHPIQIAGALATRFDGRNNLSKEVQQSLHNHFGDRMFKAVIPETVKLREAPSHGLSIFEYDASGTGAKAYRELVDEVIKWQ, encoded by the coding sequence ATGGCTATCAAGCTATCTGTCTTCAACATGAAAGGTGGAGTAGGCAAGTCAACAACTGCCTATAACCTAGCCGTAGGGTTAGTTAAGTTTCACCAAAAACGAGTTTTGATTATAGACATTGACTCGCAAGGAAATGCTGGGGCAGCATTAGGTATTGAAATATGGCAACTGCAAAAACAGTTAAAGGATGTTCTTCAGCGTCATGCTAAGTTATCTGAAATTATTGTTAAGACTAATTCAGGTGTCGATGTAGCGCCTTCCAACATCCTCCTTGCCGAAGAAGAAATTCCTATTTCAGGACTCCCAGGCAGAGAGTTGTTGCTGAGGAAAGCGATCGCCTCGGTCGAAGCGCAATATGACTTTATCCTGATTGACTGTCCGCCAAACATTGGCGTATTTACAATCAATGCACTCATGGCTGCGGAAGGTGTAATTATTCCCGTAGACATGAGCTACCTCGGCTTACTGGGCATCAAAGGAATCGAACGCGCTCTTTCATTAATACGAGACTCTCTAGAACATCCAATTCAGATCGCTGGCGCTCTAGCAACTCGGTTTGATGGACGCAACAACTTGAGCAAAGAAGTGCAGCAATCCTTACATAACCACTTTGGCGATCGCATGTTTAAAGCTGTGATTCCTGAAACGGTTAAATTGCGAGAGGCTCCTAGTCATGGGCTATCTATTTTTGAATACGATGCCAGTGGGACAGGAGCAAAAGCGTATCGAGAATTAGTTGATGAGGTAATAAAATGGCAGTAA
- a CDS encoding HAD family hydrolase, giving the protein MPLSPINSSDLSDIRLIASDVDGTLTQNGKFSSDFISTLLNLQSAGIKVLLVTGRSAGWVSALVNYLPVEGAIAENGGIFLQPNGTQDLLSSVPNLSRHRILLENTFHHVKQLFPNLHPSADNQFRITDWTFDVNDLSTDDIQSISSQCQQMGWSFTYSNVQCHIKPIHQDKATGLSSVLSNHFPELNSQQVLTVGDSPNDEAMFDPALFPISVGVANVRHYQDKMLHLPKYVTQASEFVGFQELAQLLLKNSVIDDSM; this is encoded by the coding sequence ATGCCTCTATCGCCTATAAATTCTTCTGATTTGTCCGACATTCGCTTGATTGCTTCCGATGTTGATGGCACTCTTACCCAAAATGGAAAATTCTCTTCTGATTTCATCTCGACTCTTCTGAATTTACAATCAGCAGGAATTAAAGTCCTATTGGTGACTGGTCGCTCGGCGGGTTGGGTCAGTGCTTTGGTGAATTATTTACCTGTCGAAGGGGCGATCGCGGAAAATGGAGGGATATTTTTACAGCCAAATGGAACCCAAGATTTGCTTTCTTCGGTTCCCAATTTATCTAGACATCGTATTCTTCTAGAAAATACTTTCCATCACGTTAAGCAGCTATTTCCGAATCTTCATCCTTCTGCTGATAATCAGTTCCGTATCACTGATTGGACTTTTGATGTCAATGATTTATCAACCGATGATATTCAATCTATCTCTTCCCAATGTCAACAAATGGGTTGGAGTTTCACGTACAGCAATGTTCAATGTCATATCAAACCAATCCATCAAGATAAAGCTACTGGTTTATCTTCGGTGTTAAGCAACCATTTTCCTGAACTCAATTCTCAGCAAGTGCTAACCGTTGGCGATAGTCCCAATGATGAAGCGATGTTTGATCCTGCTTTATTTCCCATCTCGGTCGGTGTGGCAAATGTTCGCCATTATCAAGACAAAATGCTGCATTTACCCAAGTACGTTACTCAGGCTTCTGAGTTTGTTGGCTTCCAAGAGTTAGCCCAGCTATTGCTCAAAAATAGTGTCATAGATGACAGTATGTAA